A single region of the Rhabdothermincola sediminis genome encodes:
- a CDS encoding copper resistance CopC/CopD family protein — protein sequence MRASARTSTSLRIVTALLATTTVILGMLLAGATPASAHAVVVATDPAGGQVLAEPPSRVTVQFSERVSTDLGGLRVLDAEGDQVDNGDSTLSGSGETLTVSLPPGLADGTYVASYRVVSADGHPISGAFVFGVGEGTEIDEARVAPLTSSGDTAYDVAATVSRFVTYVAALLAAGLAVFLAFVHDQRADRWSLTPVVRVAALVAGLSTVTTIGLQAALTTGRGLAAMTDLATLRGALAEGLGWQSVVLLIGLAVVHVSTDTTRLVVAQVLAFYGALAVAMAFIFWGHSRQAPDVAVSLAADALHAITAAVWFGGLVGLALLLRRRLRDAPEDPQLLRSTAAVVARFSSLAAVTLVLLVLAGAILAWQEVGSRSALGSTTYGRLVLAKVFATLAIVGIAAYNRSRLVPDIEADLRDQDDGDLRDGPGPTAIEEPAEAGSPTVLATTVQTGSRSPAWSRLATTVRVEALGIVVVLAITSVLVYTTPPRDAIATSPVVFNQTLPAGSYQVNLVVTPAAVGPNAMHVQYLDQSGRPVDAPRSLTVELELPERGVGPLRLEVPRAGPGHFLVSDADMPLAGTWDVSLVARLTDFDLQRTTFRVKIT from the coding sequence ATGCGCGCCAGCGCCCGCACCAGCACGTCGCTGCGGATCGTCACCGCCCTGCTCGCCACGACCACCGTGATCCTCGGCATGCTGCTCGCCGGCGCCACGCCCGCTTCGGCCCACGCGGTCGTCGTCGCCACGGACCCCGCTGGCGGACAGGTCCTCGCCGAGCCACCGAGCAGGGTCACCGTGCAGTTCAGTGAACGGGTCTCAACCGATCTGGGCGGGCTCCGGGTCCTCGACGCCGAGGGTGACCAGGTCGACAACGGCGACAGCACGCTCTCCGGCTCCGGCGAGACCCTGACGGTGTCACTCCCCCCCGGACTGGCGGACGGCACCTACGTCGCGAGCTACCGGGTGGTCTCTGCCGACGGCCACCCGATCAGCGGTGCGTTCGTCTTCGGCGTAGGTGAAGGCACCGAGATCGACGAGGCCCGCGTCGCTCCACTCACCTCCTCGGGCGACACCGCCTACGACGTCGCGGCCACCGTCAGCCGGTTCGTGACCTACGTGGCTGCCTTGCTGGCAGCAGGCCTGGCCGTCTTCCTGGCATTCGTCCACGACCAGCGTGCGGACCGCTGGTCGCTGACCCCCGTGGTGCGCGTCGCCGCGCTCGTCGCCGGTCTGTCCACCGTCACCACCATCGGGCTGCAGGCGGCGCTCACCACTGGTCGAGGGCTCGCTGCCATGACCGATCTCGCCACCCTTCGGGGCGCGCTGGCCGAAGGCCTCGGTTGGCAGTCGGTCGTCCTGCTCATCGGGCTGGCCGTCGTGCACGTCTCCACCGACACCACCCGCTTGGTCGTCGCTCAAGTGCTGGCCTTCTACGGCGCGCTCGCGGTCGCCATGGCCTTCATCTTCTGGGGTCACAGCCGCCAGGCACCGGACGTGGCGGTGTCACTCGCGGCTGATGCCCTGCATGCCATCACGGCAGCGGTGTGGTTCGGCGGGCTGGTCGGGCTCGCCCTCCTCCTGCGGCGGCGGCTCAGAGACGCACCGGAGGATCCTCAGCTACTGCGTTCCACGGCCGCCGTGGTGGCACGGTTCTCCAGCCTGGCGGCGGTCACGCTCGTCCTGCTGGTGCTGGCAGGGGCGATCCTCGCCTGGCAGGAGGTGGGCTCCCGCTCGGCGCTGGGATCCACCACCTACGGGCGCCTCGTGCTGGCAAAGGTCTTCGCCACCCTCGCCATCGTCGGCATCGCCGCCTACAACCGCTCCCGTCTCGTGCCCGACATCGAGGCCGACCTGCGTGATCAGGACGATGGCGACCTCCGCGACGGACCCGGGCCCACCGCGATCGAGGAGCCCGCCGAGGCGGGGTCGCCGACCGTCCTCGCCACGACCGTCCAGACCGGTTCACGCTCACCCGCGTGGTCACGGCTCGCGACGACCGTGCGGGTCGAAGCGCTGGGCATCGTGGTGGTCTTGGCGATCACCTCCGTACTCGTCTACACCACACCCCCCCGCGACGCGATCGCCACCAGCCCCGTGGTCTTCAACCAGACCCTGCCGGCAGGCTCCTACCAGGTCAATCTGGTCGTCACCCCCGCTGCGGTGGGCCCGAATGCAATGCACGTGCAGTACCTCGACCAGTCGGGTCGACCCGTCGACGCGCCCCGCTCGCTGACGGTGGAGCTCGAGTTGCCCGAGCGCGGCGTCGGCCCGCTACGTCTGGAGGTGCCGCGAGCCGGCCCTGGGCACTTCCTGGTGAGCGATGCCGACATGCCGCTGGCCGGCACCTGGGACGTCAGCCTCGTCGCCCGGCTCACCGACTTCGACCTGCAACGGACGACCTTTCGCGTGAAGATCACCTGA
- a CDS encoding inositol monophosphatase family protein, producing the protein MTSMTQALLDEAVALTRAAGELTLQWFHDEELGIEHKGDGTPVTAADRAAERFLREQLAARHPDDAVIGEEEPDSRGSSGRTWIIDPIDGTKAFTHGVPLYSNLLALYDHEGPAVGVINLPALGETVYAARGLGCFFDGRPARVSDRPTLDGGCVCTSGLGTWAPEHLEAVRASGALLRTWGDGYGFALVATGRAEAMLDPRVAIWDIAPMPVIISEAGGRFTTVEGDESLMLDGSVALSGVATNGRVHHEVLGLFDRSRLS; encoded by the coding sequence ATGACCTCGATGACACAGGCGCTGCTCGACGAGGCGGTGGCGTTGACCCGGGCCGCGGGTGAGCTGACGCTGCAGTGGTTCCACGACGAGGAACTGGGGATCGAGCACAAAGGTGACGGCACCCCGGTCACCGCAGCCGACCGGGCCGCGGAACGGTTCCTGCGGGAGCAACTCGCGGCCCGCCACCCCGATGACGCCGTCATCGGTGAGGAGGAGCCCGACTCCCGCGGTTCGAGCGGGCGCACCTGGATCATCGACCCGATCGACGGCACCAAGGCCTTCACCCACGGCGTTCCCCTCTACAGCAACCTGCTGGCGCTCTATGACCACGAGGGCCCCGCGGTCGGGGTCATCAACCTCCCCGCACTCGGCGAGACGGTGTACGCGGCGCGCGGCCTCGGATGCTTCTTCGACGGGCGACCCGCACGGGTCAGCGACCGGCCCACCCTGGACGGTGGCTGTGTGTGCACCTCGGGTCTTGGCACCTGGGCCCCTGAACACCTGGAGGCGGTCCGGGCCTCAGGTGCGCTCCTGCGGACCTGGGGCGACGGCTACGGGTTCGCGCTGGTGGCGACCGGGCGAGCCGAAGCGATGCTCGATCCCCGGGTCGCCATCTGGGACATCGCCCCGATGCCGGTGATCATCAGCGAAGCCGGCGGGCGGTTCACGACCGTCGAGGGCGACGAGAGCCTCATGCTCGACGGGTCCGTCGCGCTGTCGGGTGTCGCCACCAACGGCCGGGTCCACCACGAGGTGCTGGGACTCTTCGATCGGAGCCGACTGTCCTGA
- a CDS encoding cytochrome P450, giving the protein MPVVFNPFEPGFFDDPYNQYLQLREQDPVHLSPLGLWMLFDYDDCFALLRNPRTSVDFANEHELSTEARAERLRMFQELFPDRSPRESTGILFVDPPDHTRLRSLMSKVFTPRRVEQLRGTVQELVDEFLDEVTTEGRMDLIADLAFPLPFTVISEMLGMPEADRLQLREWSHAMVKMLDPILTPEEMRSAVTAAEHMFDHIAEVIRWKRDHLAEDLLSALITAEEDGDVLSSEELTDQVSLLFVAGHETTVNLIGNGVLALLRNRSQLELLQRDHSLDANAVDELLRYDSPVQFSRRITLEEVRFGDRVIEPGRFVMTCLGSANHDPAVFGPDADQLDVRRATAGRHLAFGSGIHHCLGAALARLEGQVAIGTLVRRFPDLDLATDQPRWNNRIVLRGLEELPLTFTPTTARARAG; this is encoded by the coding sequence ATGCCCGTCGTGTTCAACCCATTCGAGCCGGGGTTCTTCGATGACCCGTATAACCAGTACCTGCAGCTCCGAGAGCAGGACCCGGTCCACCTGAGTCCCTTGGGCCTGTGGATGCTCTTCGACTACGACGACTGCTTCGCGCTCCTGCGCAACCCCCGCACCAGTGTGGACTTCGCGAACGAACACGAGCTGTCCACCGAGGCCCGGGCCGAGCGACTACGGATGTTCCAGGAGCTGTTCCCGGATCGCAGCCCTCGGGAGAGCACGGGCATCCTCTTCGTTGACCCCCCCGACCACACCCGACTGCGCAGCCTGATGTCGAAGGTGTTCACGCCGCGCCGCGTCGAGCAGCTCCGGGGAACGGTGCAGGAGCTGGTCGACGAGTTCCTCGACGAGGTCACGACCGAGGGGCGAATGGATCTCATCGCCGACCTCGCGTTCCCGCTCCCGTTCACCGTGATCTCGGAGATGCTGGGCATGCCCGAAGCCGATCGCCTCCAGCTCCGCGAGTGGTCGCACGCGATGGTCAAGATGCTGGACCCCATCCTCACACCCGAGGAGATGAGGTCGGCGGTGACGGCCGCGGAGCACATGTTCGACCACATCGCCGAGGTGATCCGCTGGAAGCGGGACCACTTGGCCGAGGACCTTCTCTCCGCGCTGATCACCGCTGAGGAGGACGGCGACGTGCTCTCCTCGGAGGAGCTCACGGACCAGGTCAGCCTCCTGTTCGTCGCCGGACACGAGACCACCGTCAACCTCATCGGCAACGGGGTGCTGGCCCTGCTGCGGAACCGTTCCCAGCTCGAGCTGCTGCAGCGCGATCACTCGCTCGATGCCAACGCGGTGGACGAGCTCCTCCGTTACGACAGTCCGGTGCAGTTCTCACGCCGGATCACACTGGAAGAGGTCCGTTTCGGCGATCGGGTCATCGAGCCGGGCCGGTTCGTCATGACCTGCCTGGGTTCGGCGAATCACGACCCGGCCGTGTTCGGCCCTGATGCGGACCAGCTCGATGTGCGCCGTGCGACCGCGGGCCGGCACCTGGCGTTCGGGAGCGGCATCCACCACTGCCTGGGCGCCGCACTCGCCCGGCTGGAAGGCCAGGTGGCCATCGGCACGCTGGTGCGGCGATTCCCCGACCTGGACCTCGCCACCGATCAGCCCCGCTGGAACAACCGCATCGTCCTGCGAGGCCTGGAGGAGCTGCCGCTGACCTTCACACCCACCACGGCTCGGGCCCGGGCTGGCTAG
- a CDS encoding Zn-dependent alcohol dehydrogenase: protein MRAAVLEAYGQPLRIYDDVEIEPPAAGEVRVRVHHCGVCHSDLSVVDGLLPAPVPSILGHEAAGVVEEVGAGVRVVAPGDPVVLTACPPCGSCYWCQRGEFSICVNSSGLMTSTLPDGGTRLSRQGGLLYRGLGVGAFGELVTVQEAAAVRIPEGVPLDVACVIGCAVQTGVGAVINTAKVEPGATVLVTGLGGVGLSIVQGAVLAGAGRIVVSDPVAARREAARRFGATDELDPAQTDVVAAALELTGGIGADYAFEAAGKVALLETCLQATRAGGTTVIVGVPPIDEPLTISPVALFQTTEKKLVGSLLGSVHAARDIPRLVALWQAGRLDLDGLVTSRRPLAEVNEAVDDLRQARGIRTVLSL from the coding sequence ATGCGTGCCGCTGTCCTGGAGGCGTACGGCCAACCGCTTCGCATCTACGACGACGTGGAGATCGAGCCCCCGGCCGCCGGCGAGGTGCGGGTCCGGGTCCACCACTGTGGCGTGTGCCATTCCGATCTCAGCGTCGTCGACGGTCTGCTCCCCGCCCCCGTGCCGAGCATCCTCGGCCACGAAGCGGCAGGGGTCGTCGAGGAGGTGGGAGCGGGGGTTCGTGTCGTCGCGCCGGGCGACCCGGTCGTGCTCACCGCGTGCCCGCCGTGCGGGTCCTGTTACTGGTGCCAGCGGGGGGAGTTCAGCATCTGCGTGAACAGCTCGGGCTTGATGACCAGCACCCTGCCCGACGGTGGCACCCGCCTCAGTCGGCAGGGCGGCCTGCTGTACCGGGGGCTCGGCGTGGGAGCCTTCGGTGAGCTGGTCACGGTGCAGGAGGCGGCCGCGGTGCGGATCCCCGAGGGAGTCCCGCTGGATGTGGCCTGTGTGATCGGCTGCGCCGTGCAGACCGGGGTCGGCGCGGTGATCAACACCGCGAAGGTGGAGCCCGGTGCCACCGTGCTCGTGACGGGCCTCGGTGGGGTGGGCCTGTCGATCGTGCAGGGCGCGGTGCTCGCCGGCGCGGGCCGGATCGTGGTGAGCGACCCGGTGGCTGCCCGGCGCGAGGCAGCTCGCCGTTTCGGCGCCACCGACGAGCTCGACCCCGCCCAGACCGACGTGGTCGCCGCGGCGCTCGAGCTCACCGGCGGCATCGGCGCCGACTACGCGTTCGAGGCCGCCGGGAAGGTGGCGCTGCTCGAGACCTGCCTCCAGGCCACCCGCGCCGGTGGCACCACGGTCATCGTGGGTGTCCCCCCGATCGACGAGCCGCTCACCATCTCACCGGTCGCGCTGTTCCAGACCACGGAGAAGAAGCTCGTCGGATCGCTGCTCGGCAGCGTGCACGCAGCGCGCGACATCCCCCGCTTGGTCGCACTGTGGCAGGCCGGGCGCCTCGATCTCGACGGGCTGGTCACCTCCCGCCGTCCTCTCGCCGAGGTCAACGAGGCGGTCGACGACCTGCGCCAGGCCCGTGGCATCCGGACGGTGCTCTCGCTGTAG
- a CDS encoding 2TM domain-containing protein, giving the protein MSDTDPRRDAAIHRLKAKRDLRTNLVSYVVVNAFLVLIWAATGANFFWPIFIIGGWGFGLAMHAWTVYGQKPITEEDVTREMERRGGDVVE; this is encoded by the coding sequence ATGAGCGACACCGATCCCCGCCGTGACGCGGCGATCCACCGGCTGAAGGCCAAGCGCGACTTGCGTACCAACCTCGTCAGCTACGTGGTCGTGAACGCCTTCCTCGTCTTGATCTGGGCGGCGACGGGAGCCAACTTCTTCTGGCCCATCTTCATCATCGGTGGTTGGGGTTTCGGTCTGGCCATGCACGCCTGGACGGTGTACGGGCAGAAGCCCATCACCGAGGAGGACGTGACCCGCGAGATGGAGCGTCGCGGCGGCGACGTCGTCGAGTGA
- a CDS encoding flavin monoamine oxidase family protein, whose amino-acid sequence MEQLDTDVVVVGAGLAGLSAARRLRRSGREVLVVEARDRVGGRTLSRDVGEGVVLDLGGQWVGPGQDRVLALVAELGLSSFPTWTSGDSLAGIGPTLARFRGSVPKLPPHVLADALQAQLRLDRLARKVPLDRPWAAPKAPAWDSMTFESWIRRSARTAGGREYFRIIAEAVFAADASSFSLLHALAYIHAGQGVDRLIGTRGGAQQDRLDGGAQQLAIGLATELDERIRLGHPVRRIDHGTDVGPGGGVRVVADGLTVRARRAIIAVPPTLAGRIAYSPPLPADRDQLTQRMPAGAVIKCQVLYDEPFWRHDGLNGQVATSQPPVKVTFDNSPPGGSPGVLLAFVEGRAAVELGRVSSAELRAEVVESLARFFGNRARRTVEFVAHDWQAEEWTRGCYGAHLPPGVLTQFGPALRRPVGPIHWAGTETALVWTGYMEGAIESGERAAREVEEQLARTT is encoded by the coding sequence GTGGAGCAGCTCGACACCGACGTGGTGGTGGTGGGAGCCGGTCTGGCCGGCCTGTCAGCGGCCCGGCGCCTTCGCCGCTCGGGCCGGGAGGTCCTCGTGGTGGAGGCCCGTGACCGGGTCGGCGGCCGCACGCTCTCCCGGGACGTCGGAGAGGGCGTCGTGCTCGATCTCGGTGGCCAGTGGGTGGGACCGGGACAGGATCGGGTGCTGGCCCTCGTGGCCGAGCTCGGCCTGTCGAGCTTCCCCACCTGGACTTCTGGCGACAGCCTGGCGGGGATCGGGCCCACCCTGGCTCGCTTCCGCGGATCGGTGCCGAAGCTGCCCCCGCACGTCCTGGCCGATGCGCTCCAGGCCCAGCTGCGGCTCGACCGCCTCGCTCGCAAGGTGCCCCTCGACCGGCCCTGGGCCGCACCGAAGGCCCCAGCCTGGGACTCGATGACCTTCGAGTCCTGGATCCGGCGCAGTGCCCGCACCGCTGGAGGGCGCGAGTACTTCCGCATCATCGCCGAGGCCGTCTTCGCGGCCGATGCCTCGTCGTTCTCCCTGCTGCACGCGCTGGCGTACATCCACGCTGGCCAGGGTGTGGACCGACTCATCGGCACCCGGGGCGGCGCACAGCAGGACCGGCTCGACGGTGGCGCGCAGCAGCTCGCGATCGGGTTGGCCACCGAGCTGGATGAGCGGATCCGCCTCGGTCACCCCGTGCGCCGCATCGATCACGGGACGGACGTTGGCCCGGGCGGCGGCGTGCGGGTGGTGGCCGACGGTCTCACCGTGCGGGCCCGCCGAGCGATCATCGCGGTGCCACCGACACTGGCCGGGCGTATCGCCTACTCACCACCGCTGCCGGCTGATCGTGACCAGCTCACCCAGCGGATGCCCGCCGGCGCGGTGATCAAGTGCCAGGTTCTCTATGACGAGCCGTTCTGGCGGCACGACGGGCTCAACGGCCAGGTCGCCACCAGTCAGCCGCCGGTGAAGGTGACGTTCGACAACTCGCCGCCCGGGGGGAGTCCAGGAGTGTTGCTCGCCTTCGTCGAGGGGCGTGCCGCGGTGGAGCTCGGCCGGGTCTCCTCCGCCGAGCTGCGGGCGGAGGTGGTGGAGTCGCTGGCGCGCTTCTTCGGCAATCGGGCCCGGCGCACGGTCGAGTTCGTCGCGCACGACTGGCAGGCGGAGGAGTGGACCCGGGGCTGCTACGGGGCCCACCTCCCGCCAGGGGTGCTCACCCAGTTCGGGCCGGCGTTGCGCCGGCCGGTGGGCCCGATCCACTGGGCCGGCACCGAGACCGCCCTGGTATGGACCGGCTACATGGAAGGAGCCATCGAATCCGGCGAACGGGCGGCACGGGAGGTGGAGGAGCAGCTCGCTCGCACCACCTGA
- a CDS encoding SDR family oxidoreductase translates to MLLDRFRLDDHAAIITGAGRGIGRACALALAEQGADVVLTARTESQLDEVATAVAALGRRAIVVPADVSDTSTLSGVVDAAIAELGRIDIVVNNAGGTEPRALLDTSERFLESAFHFNVSTAFTLTKLAVPHMLAAGGGSVVNISSTMGRLTARGFAAYGTAKAALAHLTRLMAADLAPRIRVNAVAVGSTATSALEVVLTNDELREAMIAKTPLKRLGEPEDIALAVLYLASAAGSYLTGKVLEVDGGIETPNFDLGLPDL, encoded by the coding sequence ATGCTCCTGGATCGCTTCCGTCTCGACGATCACGCCGCCATCATCACCGGTGCTGGCCGAGGAATCGGCAGGGCCTGTGCCCTCGCCTTGGCCGAGCAGGGTGCAGACGTGGTGCTCACCGCCCGCACCGAATCCCAGCTCGACGAGGTGGCCACAGCGGTGGCCGCCCTCGGCCGGCGAGCGATCGTGGTTCCCGCCGACGTGAGCGACACCTCCACCCTCAGCGGGGTCGTCGATGCCGCGATCGCTGAGCTCGGCCGGATCGACATCGTGGTCAACAATGCCGGCGGGACCGAGCCTCGGGCCTTGCTCGATACCTCCGAGCGATTCCTCGAGTCCGCGTTCCACTTCAACGTGAGCACCGCGTTCACCCTCACCAAGCTGGCCGTGCCCCACATGCTCGCGGCCGGCGGCGGTTCCGTGGTGAACATCTCCTCGACGATGGGCCGGCTGACCGCTCGGGGCTTCGCCGCTTACGGCACCGCGAAGGCCGCGCTGGCACACCTCACCCGGTTGATGGCGGCCGATCTCGCGCCGCGGATCCGGGTCAACGCGGTGGCTGTCGGGTCCACCGCCACCTCGGCCCTCGAGGTGGTGCTCACCAACGACGAGCTACGTGAAGCCATGATCGCCAAGACCCCCCTCAAGCGCCTCGGTGAGCCGGAGGACATCGCGCTGGCGGTGCTCTACCTGGCCAGCGCTGCCGGCTCCTACCTGACAGGCAAGGTCCTCGAGGTGGACGGCGGCATCGAGACCCCGAACTTCGACCTGGGCCTACCCGATCTCTGA
- a CDS encoding D-alanyl-D-alanine carboxypeptidase family protein, which produces MPRGPLVVVGVLVGLLVTAPVAPPPAAARSADAASERERVRSQRAELALQIDTLQADDVAIDRALRDIEANVRAEQGRLADARRNADEAVKRWWEAQASADRKAQEVDALRSRMAQVAVEAYVEPPGHDLLDRLKADTATQAAEKEALLSTRAVRASDLIDQLRAAQRELEQERHAAEQAKAEAEEQAADAERRLADYEAARARQKQFAASVDERLSAKLAEADALAAIDAELAAQIRAEQLAMAERLRATNPEPTPPSDPGGAPPQQPGPTPPSTTPPAPSPPAGPPTTSPPPPPPPPPLSTPPLRTVRGITVAASIADQLEALLAAAVADGFVLGGSGYRDINQQIALRRQNCGASAYAIYEMPASLCTPPTAIPGTSMHERGLAVDFTWNGRAIVSRDSPAFQWMAANAGRFGFINLPSEPWHWSVTGR; this is translated from the coding sequence GTGCCGCGCGGCCCGCTGGTGGTGGTGGGCGTGCTCGTGGGCCTGCTGGTCACGGCCCCGGTGGCGCCCCCGCCGGCCGCAGCCCGAAGCGCTGATGCAGCGAGCGAGCGTGAACGGGTACGCAGCCAGCGGGCCGAGCTCGCGCTGCAGATCGACACCCTCCAGGCCGACGATGTGGCCATCGACCGGGCCTTGCGCGACATCGAGGCCAACGTGCGAGCCGAGCAGGGCAGGCTGGCTGATGCCCGCCGGAACGCAGACGAGGCCGTGAAGCGTTGGTGGGAGGCGCAGGCCTCTGCCGACCGGAAGGCCCAGGAGGTCGACGCGCTGCGGTCCCGCATGGCCCAGGTGGCCGTCGAGGCGTACGTCGAGCCGCCGGGGCACGACCTCCTCGATCGTCTCAAGGCCGACACCGCCACCCAGGCTGCGGAGAAGGAAGCACTGCTCTCGACTCGAGCGGTGCGCGCCAGCGATCTGATCGACCAGTTGCGGGCTGCCCAACGAGAACTCGAGCAGGAGCGGCACGCCGCCGAGCAGGCCAAGGCCGAAGCCGAGGAGCAGGCGGCGGACGCCGAGCGCCGGCTCGCCGACTACGAAGCAGCACGTGCCCGCCAGAAGCAGTTCGCGGCCAGCGTCGACGAACGGCTGAGCGCCAAGCTCGCCGAGGCGGACGCGCTGGCGGCGATCGACGCGGAGCTCGCAGCCCAGATCCGGGCGGAGCAGCTCGCGATGGCTGAACGCCTGCGGGCCACCAACCCCGAGCCCACGCCACCGTCGGACCCCGGTGGGGCGCCACCGCAGCAGCCGGGCCCGACACCACCGAGCACGACACCCCCCGCACCGTCGCCACCTGCAGGCCCGCCCACGACCTCGCCACCACCCCCACCTCCCCCACCTCCCCTCAGCACGCCGCCCCTGCGCACCGTGCGCGGCATTACCGTGGCCGCATCGATCGCGGACCAGCTGGAAGCGCTGCTCGCCGCGGCGGTCGCGGACGGGTTCGTCCTGGGTGGGAGCGGCTACCGAGACATCAACCAGCAGATCGCCCTGCGGCGCCAGAACTGCGGCGCCAGCGCCTATGCGATCTACGAGATGCCGGCCAGCCTGTGTACGCCACCGACCGCCATTCCCGGGACCTCGATGCACGAGCGGGGCCTGGCGGTCGACTTCACCTGGAACGGTCGGGCGATCGTGAGCCGTGACAGCCCGGCCTTCCAGTGGATGGCCGCCAACGCGGGGCGCTTCGGCTTCATCAACCTCCCGAGCGAGCCCTGGCACTGGTCGGTCACGGGACGCTGA
- a CDS encoding SCO6745 family protein: MTPEDAARASADAVGGISSLFMLAPSTYARGAELGFDGMDFYVAGRGSALGEVDADVVAAAFVFFHPPSVRRMWEASASVMSRRDAAAAWVAACHDWARDHVPDDFDAVRLAALAGQVVEAASPAGAPLFAGWRALEEPPVDDARALAVHRMNGLRELRAALHGAAVLSSGLAPLEAVLVRTPHMAGIFGWPEPYPDVAGVAESWASAEAATDAMMGRVLGVLAPAELEEFVALSSALHGALSG; the protein is encoded by the coding sequence ATGACTCCGGAAGACGCAGCGCGAGCCTCGGCCGATGCGGTCGGCGGGATCTCGAGCCTGTTCATGCTGGCCCCGAGCACCTACGCGAGGGGAGCAGAGCTGGGCTTCGACGGCATGGACTTCTACGTGGCCGGTCGAGGGTCCGCGCTGGGTGAGGTCGACGCGGATGTCGTGGCCGCGGCCTTCGTGTTCTTCCACCCGCCGTCGGTGCGCCGGATGTGGGAGGCCAGTGCCTCGGTGATGTCACGCCGCGACGCGGCCGCGGCCTGGGTGGCGGCGTGCCACGACTGGGCGCGGGACCACGTGCCCGACGACTTCGACGCCGTTCGGCTGGCGGCGCTCGCCGGGCAGGTGGTCGAGGCGGCGAGCCCGGCAGGGGCGCCGCTGTTCGCCGGGTGGCGGGCGCTCGAGGAGCCGCCGGTCGATGACGCCAGAGCGCTGGCGGTGCATCGCATGAACGGCTTGCGGGAGCTCCGGGCGGCGCTGCACGGCGCGGCGGTGCTCTCCAGCGGGCTGGCGCCACTGGAAGCGGTGCTGGTGAGGACCCCGCACATGGCCGGCATCTTCGGGTGGCCCGAGCCGTACCCCGACGTGGCTGGCGTGGCGGAGTCGTGGGCGTCCGCCGAAGCGGCCACTGACGCCATGATGGGCCGGGTGCTCGGGGTGCTCGCGCCGGCCGAGCTGGAGGAGTTCGTGGCCCTGAGCAGCGCCCTCCACGGCGCGCTCAGCGGGTGA